In Nicotiana tabacum cultivar K326 chromosome 11, ASM71507v2, whole genome shotgun sequence, a single window of DNA contains:
- the LOC107817860 gene encoding proline transporter 3 codes for MEDEHNNGVYGQSPSYRKEKTEDEHSVVIPDTAHQVSNDSWFQVGVVLSMGVNSAYALGYSGTIMVPLGWIGGVVGLVLSTIVSLYASALMAKLHEVGGKRHIRYRDLAGFLYGRTAYMLIWALQYANLFLINIGYVIMSGSALKAFYVIFRDDHQLKLPHFIAIAGLACILFAIATPHLSALRVWLGFSTLFMVLYLSIAFALSVKDGVKASPRDYSIPGSGANTIWAIIGATGNLFFAFNTGMIPEIQATIRQPVVRNMVKALNFQFTVGVVPMHAVTYIGYWAYGSGVSSYLLNNVHGPDWLLGVAHLSAFFQAIITLHIFASPTYEFLDTKYGIKGSALAPRNLAFRLFVRGGYLIMTTFLSALLPFLGNFMSLTGAISTIPLTFILPNHMYLVAKKNKLSSLQKSWHWLNILVFGCMSVAAFVAALKLTILQTQTYHVFADL; via the exons ATGGAAGATGAACATAATAACGGTGTTTATGGGCAAAGCCCTTCTTATCGTAAGGAGAAAACAGAGGATGAACACTCTGTTGTGATTCCTGATACTGCCCATCAAGTCAGCAACG ACTCATGGTTTCAGGTAGGAGTTGTTTTGAGCATGGGTGTCAACAGCGCATATGCACTAGGATATTCTGGAACAATCATGGTTCCTCTAGGTTGGATTGGCGGTGTAGTTGGTTTAGTTTTGTCCACAATTGTCTCTTTGTATGCAAGTGCTCTTATGGCTAAGCTCCACGAAGTTGGAGGGAAGAGGCATATCAGATATAGAGACCTCGCCGGATTTTTGTATG GTCGGACTGCTTATATGCTTATATGGGCATTACAATATGCGAATCTCTTCTTGATAAATATTGGATATGTCATCATGAGCGGTTCAGCCTTAAAG GCTTTCTATGTTATCTTTAGGGATGACCATCAGCTAAAGCTGCCACACTTTATAGCAATAGCTGGATTAGCATGCATCCTCTTTGCCATTGCAACACCACATTTATCAGCACTGAGGGTTTGGCTCGGGTTTTCAACACTGTTTATGGTACTGTATCTCAGCATAGCATTTGCGTTGTCTGTTAAAGATG GTGTAAAGGCTTCTCCTAGGGACTACAGCATTCCAGGATCAGGAGCCAACACAATTTGGGCAATTATTGGTGCGACTGGAAACCTTTTCTTTGCATTTAACACTGGAATGATCCCAGAGATACAG GCTACAATCAGACAACCTGTCGTTCGAAACATGGTGAAAGCTCTTAACTTTCAGTTTACAGTGGGAGTTGTTCCCATGCATGCTGTTACTTACATTGGGTATTGGGCTTATGGATCTGGCGTTTCATCCTACTTGCTCAACAATGTCCATGGTCCAGATTGGTTATTGGGAGTTGCTCACTTGTCTGCCTTCTTCCAAGCTATCATTACCTTGCAT ATATTTGCAAGTCCGACATATGAGTTTCTAGACACTAAATATGGAATCAAAGGAAGCGCCTTGGCTCCGCGCAATCTTGCATTCAGACTGTTCGTCAGGGGTGGTTACCTTATAATGACCACTTTCCTATCAGCTTTGCTACCTTTCCTGGGAAACTTCATGAGCCTTACTGGTGCTATCAGCACAATTCCGCTCACGTTTATACTCCCAAACCACATGTACCTTGTCGCGAAGAAAAACAAGTTATCAAGCTTACAGAAGAGTTGGCATTGGCTAAATATTCTGGTCTTTGGTTGCATGTCAGTTGCTGCATTTGTAGCTGCATTGAAGCTTACCATACTACAGACTCAAACTTACCATGTCTTTGCTGATTTATAG